In the Agrococcus beijingensis genome, TCGGCGGCCACGGCGTGGGCAGCCGGCTCGCGGGGTTCGCGATGCAGGACGCGCGGCAGGCGGAGCGCAAGATCGTGCCGCAGTGCACGTTCGTGCAGGGCTGGCTGCAGAAGCACACCGAGCACCAGGGGCTCGTCGCGCACCCCTACCGCGGCTGACACCCGGTCGCCGTCGCGTACACTGGTCGGCAGCCGGTCAGCCGGCTGCGCGGATGTAGTTCAATGGCAGAACTTCAGCTTCCCAAGCTGATAGCGCGGGTTCGATTCCCGTCATCCGCTCGTCGAGGCCCGGTCCATGACCGGGCCTCTCCTCGCTCCTGACGGGAATCGAACGGCCGCGGGGGGGGGGGGCGNNNNNNNNNNNNNNNNNNNNNNNNNNNNNNNNNCCCACGGCCGCGCGGCCTGCGGCCGCACTGGTGGGACCACGCGGAGGTCCACTGGACCTCCGCGCCCGTCATCCGCTCCTTCAGGCCCGGTCTTCGACCGGGCCTTCGTCGCTCCGAGCCCTCCTCGCTCCGTGTCCTGTACAGCCGCCGCCCGAGCGAGGACAGTTCGTGCCATGGGTGAGCAACGGATCGCGGTGGAGGAGCTGCTGCTCCCGCCGACCGTGCTGCGCGTTGCCAATCCGATCATCCGCGCCGTGTTGCGCTCGCCGCTGCATCGCATGCTCAGCGCCGAGATGCTGCTGCTCCACATCACGGGCCGTCGGTCCGGGCGCACCTACGACGTGCCCGTCGGTCGGCACGAGATCGACGGCGCGCTGGTGGTGTCGGCCGGCGGCGCCTGGAAGCACAACCTGCGCGGCGGCGCAGCCCTCGAGGTGACGATCGACGGGCATCGTCGGCGCGCGCACGGCGAGCTGGTCGACGACCCGGACGCCGTCGCCCGTGCGTTCGCGACGATGATCGGGGCCACCGGGCTGCGGCGCGCGAACCGACTGGGGCTGCGCATCAACGTCGACAGGTCGCCCACGCTCGACGAGCTGCAGGTCGCGCTCGCCGATCGCGGCCTCGTGCTGCTGCGCCTCGAGCGGTGAGGCAGCCCCTCGCCGGTCGCACTCGGCGCGTCCGCCTACGATGCCCCGTATGACCAGCCCTCTCGCTCGCCCCACCTGCTCCCCGGATCGCCGATGAGCCCGCGCACCAGGCGCAGCCGCGGCCGCTGGGCGATCGGCATCGCGATCGCGGTCGCCGTGATGGCGGTGCTCGCGGTGGGCGCCGAGCTCATCGCCCGCCAGCTCGTGCCCGACATGGTGCGCGCCGCCGTGGTCGAGCGGCTCGCGCTGCCGGCCGATCACCCGGTCGACGTGGAGGTCGAGGGGATCCTCATCCCGCAGCTGATCGGGGGCAGCCTCCGCGACGTGCACCTGGCCTCGCAGGACGTCACCATCGGCGCGTTCACCGGCGACGTCGTCGCCGACGGGCAGGAGATCCCGATCCGCGCCGACGCGCCGGCGGCCGGTGGCACCGCCGAGGTGCGCATGACGACCGAGCAGCTGCGCTCGCTGCTGGCGACGATCGATGGCTTCCCGGCCGACTCGGTCGAGCTCGAGGCGCCCAACGTGACGGCCGCCACAGAGGTCGAGCTGCTGGGAGCCGCGATCCCGCTCGGCATCACGCTCGAGCCGAGCGCCGCAGACGGCCAGATCGTGCTGACGCCCGTCGAGGGCACGGTCGCCGGGGCGACGGTCACCGCCGACGGGCTGCGCGCCCAGTTCGGCAGCCTTGCCGACCCGATCCTGCAGGATCGGCGGCTGTGCATCGCCGACTCGCTGCCGGCCGCCATGACCCTGCAGTCGATCGAGGTCGTCGACGAGGAGCTCATCGCCCGCTTCGACATCGCCGGCGGCATCATCGACGACCCTGCGCTGCAGCAGAACGGCACCTGCTGACATCAGCGCCCAAGCGGCGCCGCCGCGGGGCCGAGCCGCGCACGGCATCGGCGCCCGCCTCGCCGTCATGCGCGCGAAACCTGCGATCTGCCACGGTGGAGGCATGGAGCAGG is a window encoding:
- a CDS encoding nitroreductase/quinone reductase family protein — its product is MGEQRIAVEELLLPPTVLRVANPIIRAVLRSPLHRMLSAEMLLLHITGRRSGRTYDVPVGRHEIDGALVVSAGGAWKHNLRGGAALEVTIDGHRRRAHGELVDDPDAVARAFATMIGATGLRRANRLGLRINVDRSPTLDELQVALADRGLVLLRLER
- a CDS encoding DUF2993 domain-containing protein, whose protein sequence is MSPRTRRSRGRWAIGIAIAVAVMAVLAVGAELIARQLVPDMVRAAVVERLALPADHPVDVEVEGILIPQLIGGSLRDVHLASQDVTIGAFTGDVVADGQEIPIRADAPAAGGTAEVRMTTEQLRSLLATIDGFPADSVELEAPNVTAATEVELLGAAIPLGITLEPSAADGQIVLTPVEGTVAGATVTADGLRAQFGSLADPILQDRRLCIADSLPAAMTLQSIEVVDEELIARFDIAGGIIDDPALQQNGTC